The DNA sequence CGTCGAGGGGATCGCGGCCCGAGTCGCGAAGCTCCACCCATGCGGCCTCATCGAGTAGAGGATGTTCGAACACTTCTTCCGGTAGCTCCAGCCCGGCCCAGTCCAGGGGGGGGATTTCGCTGCCGGAGGCGGTAGTGGTGGCGACGTCTCTCAAAGAACCGGCTTCGCTTTCTTCGAACGTTGGTGCGATCAGATTGGCCATGATGTCTCTTGCTTCGTCGGGACGTTGATGTGCTTGCGGCTGTTGGTGATGGCTGCGCCCTGCCGTCCTCCTGCGGATCGGTTGCCGACGCATCCGCCCGTGCGGTGTCGGTGCTCAGGTGCTAGCTCGTGCAGTGCGGAGCCGAGCGCGCCGGGCAGGTGGCCGACGTCGAACGGCTGGCCAGGTGCGATAGGTCGACGGCAGCGCCAGCACGCGACATCCCGTCCGGCGCTGTGTGCTGCGCGCACACGGCCCCGGATCACCGACGCGTTGCGTCGGTACTCGGCTGTCTGATGCTTGGCGCTCATGGCTCAGTGACGCCCGTTGGCGAAGCGACCGATGTAGATGGCCCGGTCCGTGAGCATGTTCTCTGCCGCGTTGATGAACGCTCGCGCGGCGTCCAGGTACTCCGGCCCGTCTTCGACAAGGCGCGTGCGCGCCCCGTCCAGCGTCCGCGCCGCGTCGTTGAGCGACCGTGCGGTGTCGCGGAGCCCTAGCCCCTTCGCTTCGGTGCGGAGGTCGCGCGCCGAGTCCACCAGCGTGGTGAGCCGGTTGATCGTGTGGCGGCACGCGTGAGCCTCCGACGTCGTCATGGCGCTCATCGGTCCAGCCCGTCCGGGCAGATGCCACAGTCACACGGCCCCTGGTGCTCGTAGGGTCGGGCGCACAAGTGGAGCCGACCTCCGGTCACCCATGCGCGGGCGCACTCGCCACTGCTGGCCATCGACACGGCCCTCTCAGCGGCAACGACGGCATCCGCTGCGTATGCGCGTTCCAGGCGCTTCCGCTCGCGAAGGTCGAATGTGATCCAGAGGGCCAGGATCAGGACGAAGAGGATCGCGACCCAGAGAGCCGGGATCGAGTCAGGAGCGGGCATGGTGAGCGCCTTTCGTGAATGCTGCGAGTTGTTCAGGTGTGTAGTCGGGGCCGGGTCGCCATTCGTCTCCGGCGAAGCTCATGAGGCGTCCGTCGTCGCGTAGCTGGCAGTCCTGGCACCAGCCGGACACCGGATCGAATCGATGGATGTGACTCATTGGTCTTTTCGCTTTCTCGCGCGTTTAGGTACGTGAGGTAGGAGAGAGAGTCTTGGTAGGAGGTTCATGGACGGTTCTTAGTGCGACACCAGTTGTCACCCCTGAAGGCCCGTGGCTGTCACCCCTGGATTCGGAAGGGGTGACACGGTTGTCACCCCTGGATTCGGAGTACTGGAGCGCCCACGTCATGACGTCGTAGACGGTCGGGCGATAGCGAGGGTCGAGGTGCTGGACGTAGCTCTGATCGCCTTCGCGGATGAGCCCTTCGGCGAGCAGTTCGCGGATGGCCCGCTGGACGGTGCGAGTCGAGCACTCCAGCGTCTCGGCGATGTTGGCCAGCTTCGGATACGCGCCATAGCCGAGTTCGTCGGCGCGGTCAGCGAGTTTCAGGAGCACGCGGTGCGCCGTGCCGTTGCACCGGCTCAGCGGCAGGTCAGCGGCCCAGATGTAGGCGTTGAGACTCATCCGGCAATCCAATTCGTATTGATCACGTCAGGAGTCAATCCAAACCGGATTGACACGCCGGTATTGATCGCGGCGTGTTGAATAATCCAGTTCGTAGTAGAGTCGCCACATGGCAGGCGAATACACCACGGAAGACTTGGTCGGAGATCACCATCTCCAGACGGGGAACACTGGCGGACTCATCGACGGCAACACGCTCGCGGGCCGCGCCGAGGCCCGCCCGGCCTTCTGGGGCTTCTGCGCGCACTGCGGATGGAAGGTCGGCGGGCACGACACAACGCGGGCTGTCAAGCGAGCCTACGAACGCCATCTCAAGGCAGCTGCACGGAAGGAAGCACGATGAACGCTGACGAAATCACCGGCGAGCTTGTACACCTGGCGATGCGACGCCGACGCGTGACTCAGTCCGCGTTGGGCGAAGTGCTGGGGATCACTCAGCCCGCGATGGGTAAGAAGCTTTACGGCCAGCGCAGCTGGACTATCGATGAGGTCTTGGCCGTCGCCAAGTACTTCGAAATGCCCGTGACTGAGCTGCTTCCGGGCGAGGACTACCAGCCGATCCCCGAGGGCCGTGGTCGCGTTAACGCAGAAACGGCCTCCACCGAAGTGGAAGCCGTTTCGTCACTGTCTCAACACAGTGTGCGCCCGAAGGGACTCGAACCCCTAACCTTCTGATCCGTAGTCAGATGCTCTATCCATTGAGCTACGGGCGCTCCTGGACCGCTCAGCGGGCCGTAGAACAGCTTATAGCAGTCGTCAGATGATTGCGAATCGAGGGGTCAGCCGTCGTGTTCGGCGGCCTTCTCCTGCTTCTTCTTCCGCTTCGCGCGGGCGCGCTGCTGCGACGACAGGGCCTGCAGGTCGACGAGGCGCAGCGCCTGCATGCGGGCGTCACGCATGCGCTCGTAGTCGGGGTCCTGGTCGGGACGCATCCCCTCGACGCGCAGGCGGCGGTCGAGGTTGTGACGCACATCCGACCAGGCGGCCTCGCGGGCCTCCTCGACGATGGCGCCAAGGGCTGCCTCGTCGTCCATCATCTCGCGCAGCCGGGTGGCGACACCGTGCGACTGCTTGGCCCGACGCCGCAGGTTGCGCACGTCGCGGTCGCGGTAGTCGTGGGTGCCGGAGGGGTCGGAGTGACGACCGCGGGCGCGTTTGCGCAGCGCGGTGAGGTTCTCCTCCGCCTCTTCGGATTCCTCGGCCATCGCCCGCAGCGCCTCGCGCGCGTCGGCGATGTACTCGTGCGTGTCGAACACGCCGCCCTCGGCGATCGTGCCGATGAGGATGTGGTTCTTCACGGCGAGGCGCGCCGCAGCGGTCGCGATCGCGACGCCTTCCGCGATGGCATCCGCAGTTCGTCCCACCGTTCCTCCTCCCTTCGAGCGTACCCGTTTCGCCCTCCGTGGCGGTTGGCCAGAATGGACCGGAGGCGGGTCGCTGCGACCTGCTCGACCGAAGGCAGCTCGAGCGACGGGAGCGACGATGCGACAGGGTGCGGTGGGCACCGTCCGTCTCGTCGAACGCGACGGGCGACGACTGGTCGAGAAACGGCTGCCGGATGCCGAGCGCCACCGCGCCGAGGTCAGTGCGCTGCAGGCGCTGTCGCTCGTCGACCACCTGCCCACTCCGCAGCTGATCGAGGATCGCGCCGACGCCGTCCTGATGTCGGAGATGCCCGGCATCCGGCTCGACGAGGCCGACCCCGAGACCCGCCTACGAGGGCTTCGCGCTTCGGCATCCCTCCTCCGGCGACTGCACGCCGTCTCCCCTCCGTCCGGTCTTCGCCCGCGACCGGACGATGAGGCGATCATCGCGCGCTATCGGGCGGGCGACGCGCCGCCTCTGCCCCTCGGCATCCCGCCTGCGTCCGGGCAGGCGTTCTGTCACGGCGACTGGGGCGACGGCAATCTCCTCGCCGTGGACGGCGCGATCTCCGCGATCGTGGACTGGGAGGCCGCGCACGTCGGCGACCCGATCCGGGAGCTCTCCCGCGCCGCCTGGGGCGCCTCGCGCAAGGATCCCCGATCGTCCGCGGCGCTGATCGACGCCTACGGAGCGGATGCCGACGAAGTGCATCGGTGGGACGCGATCCACGCGGCGGAGCTGTGGCTCTGGTTCGCCGAAGCCGGCCCGCCCGAGTATCTCGCCCAGCTCACGGCCGAGCTGCGGGAGTGGGGCGCCTGAGTCAGCGCACCACGCCGACCCAGATCCCCGAGGCCCACGCCTGCTGGTCGCCGTTGCAGCCCACCGAGCCCGGGTACCCGCGCACCACGGCCATGCAGTTCGCCAGGAACTCCGGATCGCCACCGAACAGGGCGTCGTAGGTCCCCGACGCGTTGAGAGTGCCCCAGACCTGGAACTGGTAGATGTGCGCGAGCTCGTGCGCCATGGCCCAGTTCAGCCGGTCGGCGCTCCATCCGGCGATGTCGCCGCGGTACTTGATGTACCCGTTGCTGTTGGCGCACGCGGCGGCGGTGCCACCCGCGCACGATGACGATTCGTAGAGGCCGACTCCGGCGCCGCCGACCCTGTCCAGCGCGGCGCGCACGCGCGCGTAGCCGTCGGGTCCGCTCGACGACCAGGCGGGTCCCATCGGGCGCGCGTACTGCGCCGCCTGCCAGGTCGAGACCTCCTCGCCCACCTTCTCGGTGAGGGCGTGCACTGTGGCGGTCGCGGCGACGACGACGGCCGGGTCTGACTTCTCGGCGAGCACGGTCTGCTGCGCGGACTGCGCTGCTGCCCGGTGCGCGGCCGTGTCGACCTTGCCCTCGGCGCTGCTGATCGCCGCGCTCAGCGACGCGATCTCCTGCACGAAGGCGGGGCGCACCTCGAGCACCGCTGCGCGGTCGGCGGTGTCGTCCTGCGCGACCTCGATCTGCGCCTGCAGGTGGTCCGACCGCATCTGCGCGTCCTGCGTCTGCTGCGCGATCTCGCGCAGCTGCGCGATGGCGTCGGCCCGGGCGTCGTCGAGCGCGTCCGCCCGGCCGATGACACCGGCGGCGAGCAGCACGGCGGCCACGACGGTCACCGAGAACACGCGGCGCAGCATCACGGGAGGAAGCCCGTGGAGTCGGCGAGCTGCGCGTCCTGCTCGGCGATCGTTGCGCGCAGGCCGGTGAGCTGCTCAGCGAGGTCGTAGTTCGCCGACCTCGCTGCGTCGCGGTCCTGCTCGGCCTGCACGACCGCGGCCCTGACCTCGGCGAGCGCGGTGACACGCTGCTGGTCTGCGACCACGATGATCACCGCTCCACCGATGAGCAGCAGCCCTCCGACGACGACCGCGAGTCTGCGCATATCGCTCCCCAGACACGACGCACTTCCGGAACGATTCCGTACGCACAATATATCCAGGCGGAAGGGTCCCGACTAGCCGAGCGCGTGCGGCGCGGCGCTGCGGAATCGGCGCAGTCTGAGACTGTTCAGCACGACGAAGACGCTCGAGAAGGCCATGGCGGCTCCGGCGAGCATCGGATTCAGCAGTCCGAGGGCGGCGAGCGGGATCGCCGCGACGTTGTACGCGAGCGCCCAGAACAGGTTGCCGCGGATGATCGCGAGCGTTCGTCGCGCGAGACGGATGGCGTCCACGGCGCCGCCCAGATCGCCGCGCACGAGGGTGAGGTCGGACGCCTCGATCGCGGCATCCGTTCCCGTCCCCACCGCGATGCCGAGGTCGGATGCCGCGAGCGCCGCCGCGTCGTTGACACCGTCTCCCACCATCGCCACGACTCTGCCCTGCTGCTGCAGCGCAGCGACCTCGGCGACCTTCTGCTCGGGGAGCACACCGGCGCGCACGGTGCGGATGCCGACCTCGGCCGCCACGGCTTCGGCAGCGCGCTGGTTGTCGCCCGTGAGCAGGACGGGCTCGAGACCGAGCGCACGGAGCCCGGCGATCGCGTCGCGAGCGTCGGGCTTCACGACATCGGAGACGACGAGGACTCCGCGGACGCGCTCACCCCACGCGACCACGACGGCGGTGTGGGCGCGCTCCTCAGCGGCCGCGAACGCCTCGCGGAGACGGCCGTCGAGCGGCGACTCGACTGCTCCGTCCGCGAGCGCCGAGAGCCGGCCGACCGTGACCCGCACCCCGTCGACGAATCCCTCGACGCCGCGGCCCTGGATGCTGCGGAACTCGCTCACCGACGGCAGATCGCCGAACCGCTCGACGGCCGCACGTACGACGGCGGCAGCGACGGGGTGCTCTGAGGCGTCCTCCACCGCGGCGGCGAGGCGCAGCACCCGCGCCTCGTCCTCGCCGTCGGCCGCGATGACGTCGCGGAGCGTCATGCGTCCGCTCGTGACCGTGCCGGTCTTGTCGAGCACGATCGTGTCGACGCGGCGAGTCGATTCGAGGACCTCGGGGCCCTTGATGAGCACGCCGAGCTGTGCGCCCCGGCCGGTACCGACGAGCAGCGCCATGGGCGTGGCCAGGCCGAGGGCGCACGGGCACGCGATGATGAGCACCGCGACGGCCGCCGTGAACGCCGCAGAGACTCCCCCGCCGCTGAGCAACCAGACGATGAGCGTCACGGCGGCGATCGCGAACACGATCGGCACGAACACGGCCGAGAGCCGATCGGCGAGACGCTGCGCCTCGGCCTTGCCCGACTGCGCCTGCTCGACGAGCCGCGTCATGCGCGCGAGCTGGGTGTCGGCGCCGACCCTGGTCGCCGTGACGACGAGGCGCCCGCCGACGTTCACGGTCGCACCGGTGACGGAATCACCCTGCCGCACCTCGACGGGCACGGACTCGCCGGTCAGCATCGACGCGTCGACCGCGGACGACCCCTCGCTGACGATGCCGTCGGTCGCGATCTTCTCCCCCGGCCGCACGACGAACACGTCTCCGACCACGAGCCGTGCCAGCGGCATCCGCTGTTCCACGCCGTCGCGCAGCACAGCGACGTCTTTCGCGCCGAGCTCGCCGAGTGCGCGCAGCGCCGCCCCTGCCGTGCGCTTCGACCGCTGCTCGAGGAAGCGCCCGAGCAGCAGGAACATGGTGACGCCCGCGGCGACCTCGAGGTAGATCGTTCCGAGTCCGTCACCGCGCTCGATCGTGAACCGGAACGGATGCGTCATGCCCCACATGCCTGCCGTGCCGAACACGAGCGCATACAGCGACCACAGGAAGGCGGCGGAGACCCCGACCGAGATCAGGGTGTCCATCGTGACCGTGCGGTGCCGGGCGTTCAGGACCGCCGCGCGATGGAACGGCCACGCCGCCCACGTGACGACGGGGAGGGCGAGGACGACCGACGCCCACTGCCAGCCGGGGAACTGCAGCGCCTCGACCATCGCCATCGCGATGACGGGGACGGCGAGCACGACGGCCGCGATGAGGCGCCTGCGCAGCAGGACGTAGCCGGGATCCGCCTCGCCGGACCCGGTCTCGCGCGGCAGCGCGGCGGTGTAGCCGGTGCGGACGACCTCGGAGATGAGGTCGTCGGCGACCACGCCTCCCGCGACCTCGACGTGCGCCTTCTCGGTGGCGTAGTTGACGGATGCCGTCACGCCGTCGATCCGGTTGAGGCGCTTCTCGATCCGCGCGGCGCAGGACGCGCACGTCATCCCGCCGATCTCGAGATCGTACGAGGCCAGCTGCTCGCTCATGGGGTGATCAGGCGCGGACGGCGCTGTACCCGGCCTCGTCGACGGCGGCCAGGACGGCGCTGTCGTCGAGCGGGGACTCGGAGGTGACGACAAGTCGACCGGAGGCCGCGCTCACGTCGATGGCAGTGATGCCCTGCAGCTTCGAGACCTCGCTGCGCACGGAGCCCTCGCAGTGCCCACAGGTCATGCCGGTCACGGTGTAGGTGGTCGTGGTCATGTCGATCCTTTCGTCGATGACGACACCACTATACCCCCTAGGGGTATCCGAGGGGCGGGATCACGCGGTCTCGGACTCGACGTCGAGGCGCTTCGCAGCGGATGCGACCGCGTTCGCGGTGTGCTGCGGGATCAGCTCCCGCAGCGCGTCAGCATCCTGCGCCTCGACGGCCTCGAGGATCACGCGATGCTCCTCGGCCGTCTCGACGAGATCGTCGTGCTGCCCGAACAGCCAGCGCAGCCGCGTCGCGAACACGCTGATGAACTCGCCGATCATGTCGTTGGCCGCGAGGTGCGCGGCGACCTCGTGGAACAGGCTCGCCGCGATGCGCGCGCCCTCGACATCGCCGGCCTCGGCGGCTGCGAGCTCCTGCTCGTACGCGGCGCGCAACCGGGCGAGCCCCTCGGGCGTGCGACGCTCGGCCGCGAAGACGAAGATCATCGTCTCCATCGCCTCGCGCACCTCGCCGTAGTCCTGCAGATCCTGCCGGGAGAACTCGCGCACGATCGCCCAGGTGCGCGGGCGTGCGACGACGACGCCCTCGGCCACGAGCGTGCGGATCGCTTCCCGCACCGGCAACCGGGAGACGTTCAGCTCCGCAGCGATGTCGCGCTCGACGAGCCGCGAGCCCGACGCCCGCCTCCCCAGCACGATGTCATCGCGCAGAATACGCGTCACTCTCACCGACTCGAGTTCGCCGGCAGCCCCCACCTCCGCCATATCGGGATTGTCTCATCCGCGCACCGGAGGGACAAGTTTGGTATCCCACGGTGCGTGGACATCGAGATCAGGGCAGGCGGTTCGCGATGGCGAGGTTGGCGCGCAGCTCCTCGGCGTTCTGCCGCACCACGTAGGCGGGGCGGTCGCGCTCGACGCGCCACGACTCGCTGAGCGGGCCGATGTTGACGGTGTCGAAGCCGAGCTCGTCGTAGAAGCGGGTCACGAACTCCACGGCGTCCGCGTCGTCGCCGGCCGTCGCGAGGGCGCGGCGGTTCTCGCTCCCCGCCGGAGCACCGTCGGTCGTGATGTCGCGGGCCATGATGTGGTTGAACGCCTTCGCGATGCGCGAGGTGGGCAGCTGTCGCTGCAGCAGCTCCGACGTGGTGGTCTCGCCCTTGTCGAGCGCCTCGATACGGCCGTCGCGCTCGAAGTAGTAGTTGTTGGTGTCGAGCACGATCTTGCCCGCCAGCTCGTCGACCGGAAGCTCGTCGATCCGACCGAGCGGGATGGTCACGACGGCGATGTCGGCCGCCGCAGCCGCCTCCGCGGCGGTCGCCGCGCGCGCCCTGTCCCCCAGCTCCGCGATGAGAGAGGCGAGCGTCTCCGGGCCGCGGGAGTTCGCGATCACGACGTCATAGCCGTGGGCCACGGCCGCGCGCGCGACCTGGCTGCCGATGTGTCCTGCACCGATGATTCCGAGAGTGGTCATGTGTGGGCCAACGTGTCTGGGCGACGCCTATTCCCCGATGACGCCGATCGTCGGGCGGATCACAGGGTCAGCAGGTGCCGCTCCTCGACCCGGCGATAGCCGAGGCTCTCGTACAGCGCGATGGCTCCCGTGTTGAAGCCGAACACGTGCAGTCCGACCGAGTCAGCCCCGTGGTCTCGCGCCACCCGCTCGGCGGCGAGCATCAGTTCGCGCCCGTATCCCTTGCGCCGCTGCGACTCGGCGACCTCGATGTCGAGGATGAAGGCGTGCGGTCGACCGCCCCTGGTCCGCAGGCCTACCCAGAGGATGCCGACCTCCTCGCCGTCGACCGCCGCGGTGAAGAGCTCCTGCCCCTTCGTCTCGACGCCGTCGGGCAGCTCCTGCACCATCTGACGGTGCGACTCCACGCGGGCGTCGTCGATCGAGTACCGGCCCGAGGCGGCGAGCTCCTCCGCGAAGGCCGCTTCCGATGCGGCGGCGAAGGAGGGGTACCGCGCGGCCGTCATCGGCTCCACCCCCACCCGCGGCCGGCGGTCGCGGTCGGGGAGTGGTTCGAGCAGCATCTGGATCGATGCGCACGCGAACCCCCGCCCGTCGATGAAGGACCGGCTCGCCGCGTCGGTCGCGTACACCGAGATGCTGAGCCGGTCGACTCCGTGCCCACGCCCCATCTCGACCAGGGCGGTGAACAGCGCATCCTGCTGCGAGACGGTGGGCCGGCCCGCGAATGACAGGTCGAGGATCATGAGGATGCCGGAGATCGACGCGAGCCACACCGTGCCCAGCTCCCGATCGCCGTCGCGGATCGACAGGATGACCGACGTCTGCGTCTCGGCACCGTCGGAGAGCAGCTGGTCGAGGAACGCGTCGGCCTGCACGACCGCGTCGTCGCCCACCAGCATCCCCGAGTCCTGACGCAGCGCGATGAGGCGCTCTCTCGTCGCCGAGCGCCAGTCGTCGAAGCGGCCGGGATCGAGCGGGGTCAGCGAGAGGGGCATGATCCCATCCTGCACCCCGGTCACGACGCAGCCGTGTCAGCTCTTCTGCAGGGCGTCCTCGGCGGCGACCCACGCGAGCATCGCGCACTTCACCCGAGCGACGTAGCGCGAGACCCCGCCGAGCGCCGCCGCGTCCCCGAGCAGCTCCTCGTCGGGCTCGATCTTGCCTCGCGAGCGCATGGCCGTGCGGAACGCGTCGATGCGCACCTCGAGCTCCTCGACCGTGAGCCCCTCCGCGAGTTCGGCGAGCAGCGACGCCGACGCCTGCGAGATCGCACAGCCGTGCCCCTCCCACGCGATCGCCTCGACACTGCCGTCGGGCGCGCGGTGCACCTGCAGGGTGACCTCGTCACCGCACGTGGGGTTGATCTGGTGCGACTGCGCCGCGATCTCCTCGCGCAGCCCGAAGCCATGCGGGGTGCGCGAGTGGTCGAGGATGAGCTCCTGATACAGGTTCTGCAGGTCGCTCATGCGCCCCTCCGGAAGAAGTCGATGGCTCCGGCGACGCCCGCGATCACGGCATCCACCTCATCCTCGGTCGTGTAGAGATAGGTGCTCGCCCTGGTCGACGAGGTGATGCCCAGTCGGCGGTGCAGCGGCTGCGCGCAGTGGTGGCCGACGCGCACCGCGATGCCGAGATCGTCGAGGTACTGCCCCACGTCGTGCGAGTGGATGCCGTCGACATCGAAGCTCGCGAGCCCCACGCGCGGCAGGTCGATGCCCGCGCCGAGCACGCGCACCCCATCGATCGCGGTGAGGCCATCGACGAGGCGACGGCCGAAGGCGGCCTCGTGGGCGGCGATGCGCGGCATCCCGACCGCCGAGAGGTAGTCGATCGCGGCGGCGAGGGCGACGGCCTGCGACACACGCTGCGTGCCGGCCTCGAAGCGCTGCGGCGGGGGGAGGTACTCGGCCTCGGTCGTGGTGACGGTCGTGATCATCGAGCCGCCGGTGAGGAACGGGGGCAGGGCCTCGAGCAGCTCCCGGCGTCCGTAGAGCGCGCCGATCCCCGACGGGCCGAGCATCTTGTGACCGGACAGCACGGCGAAGTCGACGTCGAGGGCGCGCACGTCGAGTGGCAGGTGCGGCGCCGATTGGCACGCGTCGAGCAGCACGAGGGCGCCGACCCGGCGGGCCATGGCGACGAGCTCCTCGACCGGGTTGATCACGCCGAGCACGTTCGACACATGCGTGACGGCGATGAACTTGGTGCGGTCGCCGATGAGCTCGGCGGCGGCGACGAGCCGCAGCGCGCCGTCGTCGTCGAGCGGAATCACCCGTAGCGTCGCCCCTGTGCGCGCGGCGAGCTCCTGCCACGGGATGAGGTTCGCGTGATGTTCCATCTCGGTCGTGACGATCTCGTCGCCCTGACCGATGCGGAACCGTTCGGCGGCTGCTCCCCCGCGCCCCAGCGACGCGTTGGAGATTCCGTAGGCGACGAGGTTGACGGCCTCGGTCGCGTTGGATGTCCAGACGATCTCGCCCTCGTCGGCGCCGATGAAGCGGGCCACCGTGGCACGGGCGTCCTCGAACACCTCCGTCGCCTCGCCGGCGAGCGTGTGCGCCCCGCGGTGCACGGCGGCGTTCAGCGTCGTCGCGAACTCCCGCTCGGCGTCGAGCACCGCGAGCGGACGCTGCGACGTCGCACCGGAATCGAGATACG is a window from the Microbacterium sp. LWO14-1.2 genome containing:
- a CDS encoding helix-turn-helix domain-containing protein; translation: MSLNAYIWAADLPLSRCNGTAHRVLLKLADRADELGYGAYPKLANIAETLECSTRTVQRAIRELLAEGLIREGDQSYVQHLDPRYRPTVYDVMTWALQYSESRGDNRVTPSESRGDSHGPSGVTTGVALRTVHEPPTKTLSPTSRT
- a CDS encoding helix-turn-helix transcriptional regulator; this translates as MNADEITGELVHLAMRRRRVTQSALGEVLGITQPAMGKKLYGQRSWTIDEVLAVAKYFEMPVTELLPGEDYQPIPEGRGRVNAETASTEVEAVSSLSQHSVRPKGLEPLTF
- a CDS encoding asparagine synthase, with protein sequence MGRTADAIAEGVAIATAAARLAVKNHILIGTIAEGGVFDTHEYIADAREALRAMAEESEEAEENLTALRKRARGRHSDPSGTHDYRDRDVRNLRRRAKQSHGVATRLREMMDDEAALGAIVEEAREAAWSDVRHNLDRRLRVEGMRPDQDPDYERMRDARMQALRLVDLQALSSQQRARAKRKKKQEKAAEHDG
- a CDS encoding aminoglycoside phosphotransferase family protein, translated to MRQGAVGTVRLVERDGRRLVEKRLPDAERHRAEVSALQALSLVDHLPTPQLIEDRADAVLMSEMPGIRLDEADPETRLRGLRASASLLRRLHAVSPPSGLRPRPDDEAIIARYRAGDAPPLPLGIPPASGQAFCHGDWGDGNLLAVDGAISAIVDWEAAHVGDPIRELSRAAWGASRKDPRSSAALIDAYGADADEVHRWDAIHAAELWLWFAEAGPPEYLAQLTAELREWGA
- a CDS encoding heavy metal translocating P-type ATPase; amino-acid sequence: MSEQLASYDLEIGGMTCASCAARIEKRLNRIDGVTASVNYATEKAHVEVAGGVVADDLISEVVRTGYTAALPRETGSGEADPGYVLLRRRLIAAVVLAVPVIAMAMVEALQFPGWQWASVVLALPVVTWAAWPFHRAAVLNARHRTVTMDTLISVGVSAAFLWSLYALVFGTAGMWGMTHPFRFTIERGDGLGTIYLEVAAGVTMFLLLGRFLEQRSKRTAGAALRALGELGAKDVAVLRDGVEQRMPLARLVVGDVFVVRPGEKIATDGIVSEGSSAVDASMLTGESVPVEVRQGDSVTGATVNVGGRLVVTATRVGADTQLARMTRLVEQAQSGKAEAQRLADRLSAVFVPIVFAIAAVTLIVWLLSGGGVSAAFTAAVAVLIIACPCALGLATPMALLVGTGRGAQLGVLIKGPEVLESTRRVDTIVLDKTGTVTSGRMTLRDVIAADGEDEARVLRLAAAVEDASEHPVAAAVVRAAVERFGDLPSVSEFRSIQGRGVEGFVDGVRVTVGRLSALADGAVESPLDGRLREAFAAAEERAHTAVVVAWGERVRGVLVVSDVVKPDARDAIAGLRALGLEPVLLTGDNQRAAEAVAAEVGIRTVRAGVLPEQKVAEVAALQQQGRVVAMVGDGVNDAAALAASDLGIAVGTGTDAAIEASDLTLVRGDLGGAVDAIRLARRTLAIIRGNLFWALAYNVAAIPLAALGLLNPMLAGAAMAFSSVFVVLNSLRLRRFRSAAPHALG
- a CDS encoding heavy metal-associated domain-containing protein; its protein translation is MTTTTYTVTGMTCGHCEGSVRSEVSKLQGITAIDVSAASGRLVVTSESPLDDSAVLAAVDEAGYSAVRA
- a CDS encoding GntR family transcriptional regulator, with the translated sequence MAEVGAAGELESVRVTRILRDDIVLGRRASGSRLVERDIAAELNVSRLPVREAIRTLVAEGVVVARPRTWAIVREFSRQDLQDYGEVREAMETMIFVFAAERRTPEGLARLRAAYEQELAAAEAGDVEGARIAASLFHEVAAHLAANDMIGEFISVFATRLRWLFGQHDDLVETAEEHRVILEAVEAQDADALRELIPQHTANAVASAAKRLDVESETA
- a CDS encoding NAD(P)-binding domain-containing protein, with translation MTTLGIIGAGHIGSQVARAAVAHGYDVVIANSRGPETLASLIAELGDRARAATAAEAAAAADIAVVTIPLGRIDELPVDELAGKIVLDTNNYYFERDGRIEALDKGETTTSELLQRQLPTSRIAKAFNHIMARDITTDGAPAGSENRRALATAGDDADAVEFVTRFYDELGFDTVNIGPLSESWRVERDRPAYVVRQNAEELRANLAIANRLP
- a CDS encoding GNAT family N-acetyltransferase, yielding MPLSLTPLDPGRFDDWRSATRERLIALRQDSGMLVGDDAVVQADAFLDQLLSDGAETQTSVILSIRDGDRELGTVWLASISGILMILDLSFAGRPTVSQQDALFTALVEMGRGHGVDRLSISVYATDAASRSFIDGRGFACASIQMLLEPLPDRDRRPRVGVEPMTAARYPSFAAASEAAFAEELAASGRYSIDDARVESHRQMVQELPDGVETKGQELFTAAVDGEEVGILWVGLRTRGGRPHAFILDIEVAESQRRKGYGRELMLAAERVARDHGADSVGLHVFGFNTGAIALYESLGYRRVEERHLLTL
- the sufU gene encoding Fe-S cluster assembly sulfur transfer protein SufU, with the protein product MSDLQNLYQELILDHSRTPHGFGLREEIAAQSHQINPTCGDEVTLQVHRAPDGSVEAIAWEGHGCAISQASASLLAELAEGLTVEELEVRIDAFRTAMRSRGKIEPDEELLGDAAALGGVSRYVARVKCAMLAWVAAEDALQKS
- a CDS encoding SufS family cysteine desulfurase, producing the protein MSTTPAADVIASPIDSPLTDAEVRRLRQDFPILGVEVNGHPLAYLDSGATSQRPLAVLDAEREFATTLNAAVHRGAHTLAGEATEVFEDARATVARFIGADEGEIVWTSNATEAVNLVAYGISNASLGRGGAAAERFRIGQGDEIVTTEMEHHANLIPWQELAARTGATLRVIPLDDDGALRLVAAAELIGDRTKFIAVTHVSNVLGVINPVEELVAMARRVGALVLLDACQSAPHLPLDVRALDVDFAVLSGHKMLGPSGIGALYGRRELLEALPPFLTGGSMITTVTTTEAEYLPPPQRFEAGTQRVSQAVALAAAIDYLSAVGMPRIAAHEAAFGRRLVDGLTAIDGVRVLGAGIDLPRVGLASFDVDGIHSHDVGQYLDDLGIAVRVGHHCAQPLHRRLGITSSTRASTYLYTTEDEVDAVIAGVAGAIDFFRRGA